The genomic window TCCAGGGCATCCATGCTTCTCTTCAAGACCCGCTGAACGTGTTTGCCCATGCGCTTCTCGAATTGGTGGATGAAAGCCCAGACCAGCGGCGGAATATCCTCGGGACGCTCGCGCAGGGGGGGAATCGCAATGGGAAATACATTCAAACGATAATAAAGGTCCCGCCGGAACCTGCCCGCCTGGACCAATTGCGCAAGGTCCCGGTTTGTGGCTGCGAGTATGCGGACGTTTACGTGCAGGGACTTCGTGGATCCAAGGCGCTCGAAGCGGCCTTCCTCCAGGACGCGGAGCATCTTGGCTTGAAGCTCAGGCGGAAGCTCACCCACCTCGTCCAGAAAGAGGGTCCCCCCGTCGGCAACCTCGAATCGCCCCGCCATTCGGGACAGGGCGCCCGTGTACGCCCCCTTCTCGCGCCCGAACAATTCGGACTCCATCAGGGTTGGCGGCAGTGAGGCGCAATTGACCGTCACCAGCGGTCGCCCTTTTCGGGCGCTCAGGTTGTGGACGGCCCGGGCGATCAGTTCCTTGCCCGTGCCTGTTTCGCCGGTGATGAGAACGGTCGAGTCCGTCGGAGCCACCTGTTCGACTCTGAGCAGAACCTGCCGCATGGCCGGACTGCGAGCGACAATATCATCGTGAGGGGAAAGCAGGCTCACTTCCTCCCGCAGGGCGATGTTGTCCTGTTCCAGCTGCCCCTTGAGCCTCTCGATTTCCAGAAGCCTGTTCTGCAATTGCTCCTGCATGAGCTTGCGCTCGGTGACGTCTTCGATCACTGCAAGGATGCACCTTTGTCCTGAAAATTCGACTAAATCCGCCGACAAGCACCCCATGCGCCGTTCCCCCCCCTTGGTGCGGAACCGGGCTTCCAGGGCGCGAAGGCTTCCATCGCTGCGGATCTTTTCCACGGCCGCTTCCAGTTCCTGTGGATCCAGCCATAGCCTCATGTCCCCGACAGTGCGTCCGAGCACCTCATCGCGTGCGTACCCGGTGAACCGTTCGTGAGCCTTGTTGATCTCGATGTACTGCACATCGCTCAGAGACACCAGCGACATGGCGACCGGGCTGCCGTGGAACGCCCTGGAAAACTTCTCCTCCGATTGTTGCAGGGACAGTTCCGCCGACTTGCGATCGGTGATGTCGACCGAAACGCCCATGAGGCCATTCGGCCTCCCGGGAGAATTGTGCCTGGAGCGGCCGCGCCAGGCGATCCATCGCACGCCGCCTTCGCCATTCACAACGCGGTAGTCAAGACGTGCATCTTCACCCGGCTGCATCGCGAGATCGAATGTCCGGCGAACCTTCTCTCGATCCTCGACATGCACCGCGGAGAGCACCCTTTCGAAAGAAAGCTCCTCACCCGGCGCAAAACCCAGCAATTCCCTGGTCTTCTCCGTGGCCCACATGCGCCCGGTGCACCGATCCAGGCTCCACAGACCCACATTCGCCGATGCCGCCGCCAGGCTCAATCGCTCTTCACTTTCCCGCAGCTTCTGCTCCGCGCGCTTGCGCGCGATTGCGTTGGCGAAGACCTGGGCGCAAAGCTTGAGCCTGTTGACGAGTTCCTCCCGCAATTCCCGTTCCTGCCGCATCATGGCAAAGGTCATGGCTCCCACGGCCACTCCACCCGCCATGAAAGGAATTACCGAAGTGGACCTGGCACCCCAGCGGCCGAGCATCTCCTTGTCGAAGGAAGCCTCCGCCGGAAGGTCTTCCAGTCTCGGGATGAGCACAATCCGACCCTGCCGAGCCTGCTCTGTTAGCCAGGGGAAATGCTCCTGCGCCTCCATGTGCATGAGATTGAGCCGACTCTCCGACATCCGGTCTGCCCGCTCACCGCTCGACAGTCGGCTCTCGACCGCCGGTTTTCGAACAGGCGGGCCGTCCTCGGGTTGATGGATGTGCGTCATCACCATCGGGCCATCCGCTCCACCGGTGACTTGCCAGACGGTGGAACGGTCAAAGCCCAGGCACTCACAGATACGGCGCAGGGCTTCCTGAATTTCGGCGTCCACCTGATCGGGAGCCAGATTGACGAAACGCGCGGAGATTTGGGCAATCAGCGTTTCAAAGCGTAACTGTGCGGCCAGGGCTTCCTCAGCCCGTTTTTCCTCCGTGATGTCCCGGTTGCTGCTCCGAATCCCTTGGAACTCGCCCTGCTCACCAATCACCGGCTGGCAGGCATGATCTATCCAGCGCACGGCCCCATCGCGTGTTTGAATGCGAAACCGTACCCCCCGGGATTCGGCTTTCCCGTGCTCATCACGTTCATGTCCATCCCAGACCTCTCGATCCTCCGGATGGATGATCTCACGAAGCAGCGCGGGGTCGTCGACAAAGCGCCGTCCAGAATAACCGGTAATGCGCTCGCAGGAAGGCGAAATGTAATGAAGCACACCATCCGGAGCGGACCAGTACTCCCAGTCGCTGGTGAAGTCCGCGACGGTGCGGTATTTCAATTCCGCATGGCGGAGGGCCAGGTTCGCCGCGCGTCGTTTGCGCAGGTTGACGACCAGAATCAATATGAAGAGCGTCTGGATGAAAATGATTGCCGCGATGCCTATGAACTGCCATCGGTAAGCTTCCCACCGAAAAGATTCCTCATTCGATGCGGCCTCTGAAACATCGTCCCCCGGCGGCGGCCCCGCCCCGCTGTCCGCGGCATATCCGAGCCGGAACGGTCCGGCCGTTTTCGCCCGGTATTTCAATTCGTTATTGCGCGAGCTCTCATGTTGTTGGGGGGGAGAACCTTCGATGCTCATGTCGCCCGCCGTCAGGACGCACGGGAAACCGGGGCCGGTTTTCCGATATGCGGGGTGACCGTCTCCATGCGTGTCAAGGCTCAGCACCCATTTCATCGTCTGGGGAGAGGACCCATGTTGCTGCGGCATGGACTGGGAATGGGCCGGCAAGGGACTCAGAATCAGGATCAGCAGGTTGATGGCAAGCACTATTACTATGATATCATTGACAAACTCAAGAAGAGGAACC from Syntrophobacter fumaroxidans MPOB includes these protein-coding regions:
- a CDS encoding sigma 54-interacting transcriptional regulator; translation: MLAINLLILILSPLPAHSQSMPQQHGSSPQTMKWVLSLDTHGDGHPAYRKTGPGFPCVLTAGDMSIEGSPPQQHESSRNNELKYRAKTAGPFRLGYAADSGAGPPPGDDVSEAASNEESFRWEAYRWQFIGIAAIIFIQTLFILILVVNLRKRRAANLALRHAELKYRTVADFTSDWEYWSAPDGVLHYISPSCERITGYSGRRFVDDPALLREIIHPEDREVWDGHERDEHGKAESRGVRFRIQTRDGAVRWIDHACQPVIGEQGEFQGIRSSNRDITEEKRAEEALAAQLRFETLIAQISARFVNLAPDQVDAEIQEALRRICECLGFDRSTVWQVTGGADGPMVMTHIHQPEDGPPVRKPAVESRLSSGERADRMSESRLNLMHMEAQEHFPWLTEQARQGRIVLIPRLEDLPAEASFDKEMLGRWGARSTSVIPFMAGGVAVGAMTFAMMRQERELREELVNRLKLCAQVFANAIARKRAEQKLRESEERLSLAAASANVGLWSLDRCTGRMWATEKTRELLGFAPGEELSFERVLSAVHVEDREKVRRTFDLAMQPGEDARLDYRVVNGEGGVRWIAWRGRSRHNSPGRPNGLMGVSVDITDRKSAELSLQQSEEKFSRAFHGSPVAMSLVSLSDVQYIEINKAHERFTGYARDEVLGRTVGDMRLWLDPQELEAAVEKIRSDGSLRALEARFRTKGGERRMGCLSADLVEFSGQRCILAVIEDVTERKLMQEQLQNRLLEIERLKGQLEQDNIALREEVSLLSPHDDIVARSPAMRQVLLRVEQVAPTDSTVLITGETGTGKELIARAVHNLSARKGRPLVTVNCASLPPTLMESELFGREKGAYTGALSRMAGRFEVADGGTLFLDEVGELPPELQAKMLRVLEEGRFERLGSTKSLHVNVRILAATNRDLAQLVQAGRFRRDLYYRLNVFPIAIPPLRERPEDIPPLVWAFIHQFEKRMGKHVQRVLKRSMDALERHAWPGNVRELRNVIEHAMIVSSGSTLKVFPPMIRAEDSSAEVLNLEESERRHILRVLTLAGWRVAGKGGAAEILGLKPTTLEARMKKLGVRRPRS